The genomic region GGGTCCCGCAGCAGCGTCGGCTCGTGCGCACCGCAGCGCGCCGTCGACAGGAACGGCCCTTCCAGGTGCACGCCCGCGATGACGCCGTCGGTGACCAGGTCGGCCAGGCACGCGGTCTGCGAGACGATCTCGTCGAGCGGCCCGGTGACCAGGCTGGCCATCGTCGTGGTGGTGCCGTGCCGGGCGTGGAAGGCGGCGACCTTGCGGGCCTCGTCCGGATCGGTGGTCGAGTACGTCGCGCCACCGCCGCCGTGGGTGTGGATGTCGACGAAGCCCGGTACGACGGTCGCCTCGCCGAGGTCCTCCGGGCGCTTGCCGTCGGCGGGCATGCCCTCGGACCGGCGGCCGAAGGAGACGATGTCGCCGTCCTCGACCTGAATCCAGGCACTCTCCAGCACGTCGTCCGGCGTGACCAGCCGGCCCACCCGATAGGTCGTCATACCGCCTGCTCTCCGCTCTCTTCGACGCCCACCGCGGGGCTCGCATCAGGGTCTGCTTCGGGGCGCGCTTGCGTACTGGCTTCAGGGACCGCCGTGCGGCCCGGGGAGATCCGGGCCGGCGGGGCTGCTTCGAGGGCGACCCGGTCCCAGGCCATCAGCGCGGCACCGAGGCAGCCCGCCTCCTCGCCGAGCACAGCGGCCACGATCTCGGGCTCGCGCTGGAACGTCAGCCGCTCGTGCAGCCCGGCCCGCAACGGCGCCAGCAACGTCTCGCCGGCGCCGACCAGGCCGCCACCGATCGCGATCCGGGTCGGCGCCACCAGCGTCGTGTAGAGCACGAGCGCGTCGATCAACGCCGACAGCGCCTCCTCCCACACAGCTGCAGCGTCCGGATCCCCTTCGCCCAGCAGCTCCAGCACCTCGCGCGCCCCGTCGACCACCCGCCCGGTCCGTACGCCGTACCGGCGGGCGAGGGCGGCGGCGGACGCGACGGTCTCCAGGCAGCCGTACTGGCCGCAGGCGCACAGCTCGGCGGCCTCGCCGTGCACGAACCGGGTGTGGCCGAGCTCACCGGCGTACCCGTCGCCGCTGACCAGGGAGCCGTCGACCACCATCGCGGCGGCGATCCCGGTGCCGAGCGGGAGGAAGAGCGAGTTCGTCGTACCGGTGAGCGCGCCTTCGCGCAGTTC from Kribbella flavida DSM 17836 harbors:
- a CDS encoding ROK family protein, with translation MEPCEVVVAVDLGGTRMKCGLVAADGAVLHRETRPTPRALTDAGGGGRAVLDALLEAVLELGQKAAADGHAVRAVGVVVPGIINAQHGTVSAENLAWVGTPVLAELQAAVGPDRQVTLAHDVRAGGYAELREGALTGTTNSLFLPLGTGIAAAMVVDGSLVSGDGYAGELGHTRFVHGEAAELCACGQYGCLETVASAAALARRYGVRTGRVVDGAREVLELLGEGDPDAAAVWEEALSALIDALVLYTTLVAPTRIAIGGGLVGAGETLLAPLRAGLHERLTFQREPEIVAAVLGEEAGCLGAALMAWDRVALEAAPPARISPGRTAVPEASTQARPEADPDASPAVGVEESGEQAV